In Cuculus canorus isolate bCucCan1 chromosome 27, bCucCan1.pri, whole genome shotgun sequence, the following proteins share a genomic window:
- the PGPEP1 gene encoding pyroglutamyl-peptidase 1: protein MEKPRRAVVVTGFGPFGEHAVNASWIAVQELEKLGLRDDVDLHVYEVPVEYQTVQRLIPALWKKHSPQLVVHVGVSGMATTVTLEKCGHNVGYKGLDNCRFCPGSQCCVEGGPECIDSIIDMDTVCKRVSALGLDVTVTISKDAGRYLCDFTYYTSLYQSRGRSAFVHVPPLGKPYTAEQLGRALQAIIEEMLDVLEHSEDKINCQHEH from the exons ATGGAGAAGCCGCGGCGGGCGGTGGTGGTGACGG ggTTTGGCCCGTTTGGAGAGCACGCTGTTAATGCCAGTTGGATTGCGGTTCAG GAGTTGGAGAAGCTGGGGCTGCGAGATGATGTGGATCTGCACGTCTATGAGGTCCCAGTTGAATATCAGACAGTGCAAAGGCTCATTCCTGCACTATGGAAAAAGCACAGCCCACAA CTGGTGGTTCATGTGGGTGTTTCAGGCATGGCCACAACGGTAACTCTGGAGAAGTGTGGCCATAACGTAGGTTATAAAGGTTTGGACAACTGCCGGTTCTGCCCTGGCTCTCAGTGCTGCGTAGAAGGTGGCCCAGAATGCATCGATTCCATTATTGACATGGACACGGTGTGCAAGAGAGTCTCGGCGCTGGGACTGGATGTCACCGTCACCATCTCCAAGGATGCCGGCAG ATACCTCTGTGACTTCACTTACTACACTTCCCTGTACCAGAGCCGCGGCAGGTCGGCTTTCGTTCATGTGCCTCCGCTGGGAAAACCGTACACGGCAGAACAGCTGGGTCGGGCGCTACAGGCTATCATCGAGGAAATGCTGGATGTTTTGGAGCATTCTGAAGACAAAATCAATTGTCAGCATGAACACTGA